A genomic region of Chryseobacterium sp. KACC 21268 contains the following coding sequences:
- a CDS encoding helix-turn-helix transcriptional regulator, translated as MKTANKNLTTLDEFKERNFGKRGTKERDELENGYENFKIGALIHDTRLELGMTQEQLAEKVGTTKSYISKIENNLKETRISTLQKIVELGFGGRLEVSIKI; from the coding sequence ATGAAGACAGCAAATAAAAATCTAACAACTCTTGATGAGTTCAAAGAGAGAAACTTCGGCAAACGTGGAACAAAAGAACGTGACGAACTTGAGAATGGTTACGAAAATTTTAAAATAGGAGCGCTTATCCACGACACACGTTTGGAATTGGGTATGACTCAAGAACAACTAGCAGAAAAAGTAGGAACGACTAAATCCTACATATCCAAAATTGAAAATAATCTAAAAGAAACGAGAATCTCGACGCTTCAAAAGATTGTTGAACTTGGGTTTGGAGGACGATTGGAAGTGAGTATAAAGATTTGA
- a CDS encoding type II toxin-antitoxin system RelE/ParE family toxin, with protein sequence MKYRKVTFFKNYFQDFFDKQSLKVKTKIVWTFELIEDLQRVPETYLKHLENTDGLYEIRVQVASDIFRIFCFFNQGKLIVVANSFRKKTQKTPKKEIEMALKIKKEYEDSK encoded by the coding sequence ATGAAATATAGAAAAGTAACATTTTTCAAAAACTACTTTCAAGATTTCTTCGATAAACAAAGTTTAAAAGTGAAGACCAAAATTGTTTGGACTTTTGAATTGATTGAAGATTTGCAAAGAGTTCCGGAAACTTATCTTAAACATCTAGAAAATACAGACGGATTATACGAAATCCGTGTGCAGGTTGCGAGTGATATTTTTAGAATTTTCTGCTTTTTTAACCAAGGAAAACTGATTGTTGTAGCAAACAGTTTTCGAAAGAAAACGCAGAAGACACCTAAGAAGGAAATAGAAATGGCATTAAAAATCAAAAAGGAATATGAAGACAGCAAATAA
- a CDS encoding DUF763 domain-containing protein codes for MKRSGTADLPLHYGQVPPWLYERMSKLGLAIVEVILADYGKDEVLRRLADPFWFQSFGAVMGMDWHSSGITTSVMGALKRSINPNSKSLGIYIAGGKGRFSKETPNELLKIADSTGLDGTELVRCSKLSAKVDNTAIQDGYQLYLHNFILSDQGNWAVVQQGMHDSDGTARRYHWLSENVSSFVNEPHTGISGVNRGNILNLTSAQAEQSRNGIVDITKTDSEKWMQDFQRLILPAHHEVLASDVDMKKLGNILWLARENQPENFEELLMLKGVGPRTMQSLALVSEVIHGAPSRFTDPARFSFAHGGKDGHPFPVPTKTYDETISILRTGIEKSKLGNTDKSQAIKKLHEIALRTEANFTPDFNLEEVIEEERQNSWRFGGKTVFGDAKPGEGNGGIQLSLF; via the coding sequence ATGAAACGTTCTGGGACTGCAGATTTGCCTTTACATTACGGTCAGGTTCCGCCTTGGCTTTATGAGCGGATGTCAAAGCTTGGGCTCGCCATCGTGGAAGTGATTCTCGCCGATTATGGCAAGGATGAAGTTCTGAGACGATTGGCAGACCCGTTTTGGTTTCAGAGTTTTGGGGCGGTGATGGGAATGGACTGGCATTCGTCCGGCATTACGACCTCTGTGATGGGCGCTTTGAAACGTTCCATCAATCCGAATTCCAAATCGCTGGGAATCTACATCGCTGGCGGAAAAGGAAGATTCTCCAAAGAAACACCGAACGAACTTCTCAAAATTGCAGATTCCACCGGACTTGACGGCACGGAGCTCGTGCGATGCAGTAAACTTTCTGCGAAGGTTGACAACACGGCTATCCAAGATGGTTATCAGCTCTATCTACATAATTTCATTTTGTCGGACCAAGGGAATTGGGCGGTTGTTCAGCAAGGAATGCACGATTCCGACGGCACTGCGAGGCGTTACCATTGGCTTTCCGAGAATGTCAGTTCTTTTGTGAATGAGCCTCATACTGGGATTTCTGGCGTGAATCGTGGGAATATTCTCAATCTGACTTCTGCCCAAGCAGAACAAAGCAGAAATGGGATTGTGGACATCACAAAAACCGATTCCGAGAAATGGATGCAGGATTTCCAACGTTTGATTTTGCCGGCGCATCACGAGGTTTTGGCCAGTGATGTGGATATGAAAAAGCTGGGGAATATTCTGTGGCTGGCGAGGGAAAATCAACCTGAGAATTTTGAGGAATTGCTGATGCTGAAAGGCGTTGGTCCCAGAACGATGCAGTCTCTCGCGCTTGTGAGTGAGGTGATTCACGGGGCGCCGTCGAGATTTACAGACCCAGCGCGGTTTTCTTTTGCGCACGGCGGGAAAGACGGTCATCCGTTTCCTGTGCCTACCAAAACCTACGACGAAACCATTTCTATCCTAAGAACAGGCATCGAGAAATCTAAGTTGGGAAACACCGATAAGAGCCAAGCCATCAAGAAACTTCACGAAATTGCTTTGAGGACGGAAGCGAACTTCACGCCGGATTTTAACCTGGAGGAAGTGATAGAAGAGGAGCGACAAAACTCGTGGCGGTTTGGTGGAAAAACGGTTTTTGGGGATGCGAAGCCGGGGGAAGGGAATGGTGGGATTCAGTTGAGTTTGTTTTGA
- a CDS encoding arsenate reductase family protein: MKKVFYLKTCDTCRKILGQYDTRDWELREIKINPITEEEIEDMYKLAGSYEALFNKKSNQIKLQELDPKTLQEKDYKELLLDHYTFLKRPVFLTEDEIFVGSDKINLGKLKDYFLSKKEN; encoded by the coding sequence ATGAAAAAAGTATTTTATCTTAAAACTTGCGATACCTGTAGAAAAATATTAGGACAATATGACACTAGAGATTGGGAGCTTCGCGAAATCAAAATCAACCCTATTACTGAGGAAGAAATTGAAGATATGTACAAATTGGCTGGTTCTTATGAAGCCCTTTTCAATAAGAAATCGAATCAGATAAAACTGCAGGAGCTTGACCCAAAGACCCTACAGGAGAAAGATTACAAAGAATTGCTACTGGACCACTACACGTTTTTGAAACGTCCGGTGTTCCTTACCGAAGACGAAATCTTCGTGGGTAGCGACAAAATAAATCTTGGTAAATTAAAAGATTATTTCCTTTCTAAGAAAGAAAATTAA
- a CDS encoding acyl-CoA thioesterase has product MDNKPITFQFISEPTDVNFGGNVHGGSVMKWIDQVGYACASNWSSSYCVTVYVGGIRFYQPIKIGEIVKLESHVIYTGTSSMHIAIDVYSRNIKEKTFEKKTHCIIVFVAVDEKGKSVQVPKWTPTTEQEIQMQEYAIKLMNLRRDIEDEMKPFL; this is encoded by the coding sequence ATGGACAACAAACCAATTACTTTCCAGTTTATCTCAGAACCTACAGACGTCAATTTTGGAGGCAATGTCCACGGCGGAAGCGTGATGAAATGGATAGACCAGGTCGGTTATGCGTGTGCAAGCAATTGGTCATCAAGCTATTGTGTTACCGTGTACGTTGGTGGAATCCGGTTTTATCAACCTATCAAAATTGGGGAAATTGTCAAATTGGAATCTCACGTGATTTACACCGGAACTTCTAGTATGCACATCGCCATTGATGTTTATTCCAGAAATATCAAAGAAAAAACCTTCGAGAAGAAAACGCACTGCATCATCGTTTTCGTAGCTGTTGACGAAAAAGGAAAATCCGTGCAGGTTCCAAAATGGACGCCAACCACCGAGCAGGAAATCCAAATGCAGGAATACGCCATCAAACTAATGAATCTCCGCCGTGACATCGAGGACGAGATGAAACCATTTTTATAA